One genomic window of Quercus robur chromosome 6, dhQueRobu3.1, whole genome shotgun sequence includes the following:
- the LOC126689495 gene encoding early light-induced protein, chloroplastic-like — translation MAVSSAMQSILVRPPLNRVVSNRSTNRVNQFLISTSYVPHLPRYASSMRVRCMAEEDQQEQPKPVTTSPSPPQPQQTPRPAPKVSTKFSDVLAFSGPAPERINGRLAMIGFVAALAVELSNGQDVFDQISNGGIPWFLGTSIVLSLASLIPLFQGISVESKSKGLMTSDAEMWNGRFAMLGLVALAFTEYVKGGTLI, via the exons ATGGCAGTCTCATCTGCAATGCAATCCATCTTAGTAAGACCACCTTTGAATCGTGTAGTTTCAAACAGATCTACTAATAGGGTGAACCAGTTTCTAATTTCCACTAGTTATGTGCCACATTTGCCCAGATATGCTAGTAGTATGCGAGTTCGTTGCATGGCAGAG GAGGACCAGCAGGAGCAGCCAAAGCCTGTTACAACTTCACCTTCACCACCTCAGCCCCAACAAACCCCTCGTCCTGCACCCAAG GTCAGCACAAAGTTCTCAGACGTGTTGGCATTCAGTGGGCCTGCACCGGAAAGGATCAACGGCAGGCTAGCAATGATTGGCTTTGTTGCTGCATTGGCAGTAGAGTTATCCAACGGCCAAGATGTGTTTGACCAGATATCCAATGGTGGGATCCCATGGTTCTTAGGGACTAGCATTGTGCTCTCTCTTGCATCCCTAATTCCTTTGTTCCAGGGAATCAGTGTGGAGTCCAAGTCAAAGGGGTTGATGACCTCAGATGCTGAGATGTGGAATGGGAGGTTTGCCATGTTGGGTTTGGTTGCACTAGCCTTTACTGAGTATGTCAAAGGTGGAACCCTTATTTAG